The sequence CGCCACCCGCGTGACCGACGACCGGCGCAGCACGCTGGAAGCCGTCCACCGGCGGGTGCCCGATCTGTCCGTCGACGAGCTGGGCGAGCTGCCGACCGTCCTGGTGGGATCCGCCGGCGCGGTCGCCGAGCAGCTCCTGCGCACCCGCGAGACGCTGGGGATCAGCTACTTCACGGTGATCGAAGACGACCTCGCGCGGCTGGCCCCGGTGATCGAAAAGCTCCGCTGAGTACCTTGTCGGTATGACTGGGGATTTCCGTTTCGGCGTCAACATGATCGTGCCCGACAGCCGCGCCGCGTGGGTCGAGAAGTGCCGCAAGGTCGAGGACCTGGGCTACGACGTCCTTTCGGCGGCCGACCACCTGGGCATGGCCCCGCCGTTCCCGGCGCTGGTGCTGGCCGGTGAGGTCACTTCGCGCGTCAAGCTGAACACCTTCGTGCTCAACACGCCGTTCTACAACCCGGTGCTGCTCGCCCGGGACGTCACGGGCACCGACCAGTTCACCGACGGACGCCTCGAGCTGGGGCTCGGCGCCGGGTACGTGAAGGCGGAGTTCGAGGCCGCCGGGATGCCGTTCCCGTCCGCTCGCGAGCGCGTCGACCACCTCGAACGGTCCATCCTCGAACTCAAGCGGCTGTACGCCGACCCGGAACACAAACCCGCGCCGACGCGGCCGGAAGGACCGCCGCTGCTGCTCGCCGGCCGCGGCGACCGGATCCTGACCCTCGCCGCCGAGCACGCCGACATCATCGGCTTCACCGGCACCGCCAAGACGCCGGACGGCACCGCGCCGGCCCCGGCGAGCGCCGAGGACATCGAGGAGCGCATCGAGTTCGTCCGGGCGAAGCTCGGCGGTCGTGCGGCCGAGTTCAACCTGCTCTGCCACTTCGTGAACATCACCGAAGACCGCGCCGGCGCGCTCGAGGAGCTGGCGAAGCGCACGCAGGGTGCCTTGAGCGCCGACCAGCTCGCCGAAGTCCCGACCGCGCTGATCGGCTCGCCCGCCCAGGTCGCGGAGCAGCTCCACGCGCACCGCGAGCGGTTCGGGCTGACCTACTACACCGTCCTGGAGCACAACCTGGAGCAGTTCGCCCCGGTGCTCGAAGCGCTCCGATGATCGACGCGACGGCGCTCGGCGTCCGGGCCGGCGAGCACTGGCTGTTCGACGACCTGGACTTCTCCGTCGACCCCGGCGAGTGCGCCGCGATCGTCGGGCCGAACGGAGTCGGCAAGTCGACCCTGATGCGGTGCCTCTACGGGATGCAGCAGCCGCAGCGGGGCCGCGTGCTGGTCGACCGCAAGGTGCCGGACGAGCGGGACGTCGAGTTCCGGCGCAAGGTGTCGGTGCTCTTCGACGACTCCGACTTCTTCGCGGAGCTGACGCCGTTGCAGCACCTCGAGCTCCAGGCCGGCTCGTTCGGCGCCGACCTCGGCGACCACGAGGAGCTGCTGCGCGACGCGGGGCTCGGGGAACGCATGCGCGTCACGGCCGGGCACTTCTCCGCGGGCCAGCGCCGTCGCCTGCTGCTGCTCGGCGTCACCGCGCGCCCGCACCGCGTGCTGCTGCTCGACGAGCCGGAACGCGCGCTGGACGCGGCGGGCAAGGACTGGCTGGTCGAGGTGATCGCCCGCTCGACGGCGGCCGGCGCCGCGGTCGTGGTGGCGACCCACCACCCGCCGCTGCTCGAAGCCGCGGACAGCGTCCTCGAACTGTGGTGACACTGGCACCCCGCCGGATGCGGATCCCGGGCCGCAAGCGGTTCGGCGGGATCTTCAGCGGCGACACCGCGAGCTTCGTCTTCCTGTTCGGCTTCGGGTTCCTGTTCACCGCGTTCTTCCACGTCGACGGCTGGCGCCCGGCGCTCTACGGCTCGTCCCACGTGGACTTCCCGGCCGTGCTCGGCCTGCTCACGCTCTGCTGCGCGGTCGGCTGGCGCGGCCTGCTGCGCCGCGGCTTCGCCTGGGTCGAGCCGGCGGAGCTGACCTGGCTCGACTTCGCCCCGGTGGACCGCGGCCGCGTCGTCACGCTGCGGCTGCTCGGCGCGTGGACCGGCGTGCTGGCAGTCACCGGTTACCTGGCCGCGCTGCTGCTCGCCGTCGGCGGGGCCGGGCTCGACCAGTGGCGCGCGGCCGTCGCGGTGGTCGTCGCGACCGCCGTCGCTGCGTTCGCTTCCGCCCGCCGGACGTCGCTGCGGCTGGACGCGCTGGGCCCGCTGGCCCTCGCCGTCGCCGGGCTGCTCATCGCCGCGCTGAGGCTCGGCCCGGTGATCGTGCAGTTCGTCGCCTCGGCCGTGCTGGTCGCGGCGCTGCCGCTGGCGTTCGGCGGCGAGCCGGTGAATCGCGCGGGCCGGGCGGCGCTGCTGGCCGGGTGGGACGGCCGGGTGCTGCGCTCGGTCGCCGTCACCTTCCTCGACCCGATGATGCTGCTGCCGCCGGCGACGCCGGTCGGGCGCTTCTCGCTGCGCCGCCCGACCGCGCTCCGGCTGGCCTTCGCGGGCACGCTCGGCCGCTCCCGGTACGCGGGCGCGGCGGCCCTGCTCGGCTTCGCGGTCGTCGTCGCCCACATCGCCCTGCCGACCGTGCCGGGCGCGGTCCTCGTCGGCATCGGCGCGTACGTCGCGCTGACGCCGTTCGCCGGCGGGCTCGGCGAGCTCTGGCGCAACCCGGGCCGCCGCCGGTGGCTCGGCTCCTCGAACCGCGAGCTCGTGCTGACCCACGGACTGGCGCTGGCGGGCGCCGGGATCTGCTGGGCGGCGCTGCTCGCCGTGGTCACCCTCGCGGGTGGGACGTCGTTCGGCCCGGGCGCCTGGCTCGCGGTGCCGCTGTCGGTGCTTTCGATCTTGCGCACGGTCACCCGGACCGCCGTCGACTACGGCAATCCGGCGTTCGTCGACACCCCGATGGGCCCGATGCCGGCCAACCTCGTCCGCCAGCTCTTCCGCGGTCTCGACCTCCAGCTCGTCGGGATCGTGCTGCTCGCCGCCGCCGTTTGACCTACGCTCGCTCCGACGAAGGGAGCAGCCAGTGGGCGGCGGACACGCACCGGGCGTCGGGCGGCGGGCGACCAGCGAGTTCCCGGCCGGCTGGAGCGACGAGCAGATCATCTCGGTCGTCAAGGACGTCGCGAACGACCCCAGCGAGGCCCGGCGGCGGCAGCAGAACGGCCGGTGGCGCTGTGCCGGGGAGCGGTTCAACGTCCACCTGATCGTCCTGGTCGAAGAGAACGGGCACGTGCACACCGCCTACCCGGTGGCAGGCCCCGGCGTGATCCGCAACCCGGACGCGGCCCGCGACCCGGCGAACCCGACGGTCGCCGACCTGCAGGGCAACCGCATCAGCTTCTTCTCCGACAGCATCCTGACCAGCCTCGCCGACCGGCTCTCCCCCGAGGACTACACGCACTACCGGACGCTGCTGTGGTCCGGCGAGTGGGAGGAACTGGCGGACGTGCTGGCCGCGCACGCGGTCAAGCTGGGCTTCGGCTTCTCGGCGGACGAGTTCTCCGACTTCGAGAAGCTGCTCAACAGCTACGACCTGCCGGTGGCGGGCTGCGCGTTCCTCAACGACCGCGAGCACATCCTGAACCAGCTGCGCCCGGTCTAACTCGCCTGGCTGAGCGACGGCGACCCGGCTGGTTCGACCGCCGCGCGCAGCTCGTCCAGCGGCAGGCCCACGGCGTCGGCGATGGCCGTGACCGTGAAGAACGCCGGCGTGGGGATCCGCCCGGTTTCGATCTTCCTGAGCGTCTCGACCGAGATCCCGGCTTCGGCGGCGACGTCCACCATGCTCCGGCCGGCCCGCGCCGTCCGCAGCGCCTGGCCGAGGCGTTCGCCCCGTTCGCGCTCGTCGTTTGTCAGCGGTACTCGAACCATGTCGCCAATACTAATACCACCCGAGTTGTCCACCGCCT is a genomic window of Amycolatopsis lexingtonensis containing:
- a CDS encoding LLM class F420-dependent oxidoreductase, with protein sequence MTGDFRFGVNMIVPDSRAAWVEKCRKVEDLGYDVLSAADHLGMAPPFPALVLAGEVTSRVKLNTFVLNTPFYNPVLLARDVTGTDQFTDGRLELGLGAGYVKAEFEAAGMPFPSARERVDHLERSILELKRLYADPEHKPAPTRPEGPPLLLAGRGDRILTLAAEHADIIGFTGTAKTPDGTAPAPASAEDIEERIEFVRAKLGGRAAEFNLLCHFVNITEDRAGALEELAKRTQGALSADQLAEVPTALIGSPAQVAEQLHAHRERFGLTYYTVLEHNLEQFAPVLEALR
- a CDS encoding EndoU domain-containing protein produces the protein MGGGHAPGVGRRATSEFPAGWSDEQIISVVKDVANDPSEARRRQQNGRWRCAGERFNVHLIVLVEENGHVHTAYPVAGPGVIRNPDAARDPANPTVADLQGNRISFFSDSILTSLADRLSPEDYTHYRTLLWSGEWEELADVLAAHAVKLGFGFSADEFSDFEKLLNSYDLPVAGCAFLNDREHILNQLRPV
- a CDS encoding ABC transporter ATP-binding protein gives rise to the protein MIDATALGVRAGEHWLFDDLDFSVDPGECAAIVGPNGVGKSTLMRCLYGMQQPQRGRVLVDRKVPDERDVEFRRKVSVLFDDSDFFAELTPLQHLELQAGSFGADLGDHEELLRDAGLGERMRVTAGHFSAGQRRRLLLLGVTARPHRVLLLDEPERALDAAGKDWLVEVIARSTAAGAAVVVATHHPPLLEAADSVLELW
- a CDS encoding helix-turn-helix domain-containing protein, producing MVRVPLTNDERERGERLGQALRTARAGRSMVDVAAEAGISVETLRKIETGRIPTPAFFTVTAIADAVGLPLDELRAAVEPAGSPSLSQAS